The following are encoded in a window of Nomia melanderi isolate GNS246 chromosome 6, iyNomMela1, whole genome shotgun sequence genomic DNA:
- the LOC116427956 gene encoding uncharacterized protein LOC116427956: protein MAAIQQNFTTITHDDFNWPYGVPLVAKPAQPPMNTGFRVFTPRIDPEDCPCDVHGQENKKNRYKYLADKERQIYNQLIKVNREMTALTSAMLDSNCERMDETMRSVYKTDYSRRGLPIQEYRQLTAAVDSPYCSPIPTEVLEIKQGYRDPNRFRYTAIERPHIQPAKTINLFEVPETFSLWEEPFTSRSEYMSTISKMGLSNMKNRQQYLEPMPSSRRRFGDCKL from the exons ATGGCtgcaatacaacaaaatttcacCACGATTACTCACGATGATTTCAACTGGCCGTATGGAGTGCCTCTTGTGGCGAAACCGGCTCAACCACCGATGAACACAGGGTTTCGGGTGTTCACACCTCGAATCGACCCTGAAGACTGCCCGTGCGACGTTCATGGCCAAGAGAATAAGAAGAACAG GTACAAATATCTAGCCGACAAAGAGCGACAAATTTACAATCAACTAATAAAAGTTAATCGAGAAATGACCGCTCTAACGTCGGCGATGTTGGACAGTAATTGCGAACGAATGGATGAAACAATGAGAAGCGTTTATAAAACGGACTACTCGAGAAGAg GTTTACCAATCCAGGAATACAGGCAACTGACCGCTGCGGTTGATTCACCATACTGTTCCCCAATCCCGACAGAAGTTTTGGAAATAAAACAGGGATACAGAGATCCTAATAGATTCCGATACACGGCTATCGAAAGACCACATATACAACCAGCTAAAACCATTAATCTCTTTGAAG TTCCAGAAACTTTCTCTTTGTGGGAGGAACCTTTCACCAGCCGTTCAGAGTACATGAGCACTATTAGTAAAATGGGTTTGAGTAACATGAAAAACCGTCAGCAGTACTTGGAACCGATGCCTTCATCGAGACGAAGATTCGGCGACTGCAAATTATGA
- the LOC116428034 gene encoding LOW QUALITY PROTEIN: uncharacterized protein LOC116428034 (The sequence of the model RefSeq protein was modified relative to this genomic sequence to represent the inferred CDS: substituted 1 base at 1 genomic stop codon) yields the protein MTTLSPSRIRGKMSDECPPKVMDNRRKSSSHTTTLTKNNWVKEMRPNSVPYTNSRFYRQACDSEHEIKYLGTKTSEESVGDLEDTYVNKNNVXLINYPNESVYVSVAPRADNTAIREKYSRFSDYAGMYSPETISAVQKLRKLKELQMKRDVSDRYYTQEMKRLITDYYDSRAMAQPLNPRGKLQSASFHPFSGIRMKNVHNLEPCGTMTTITKLNCGCIQETTRQIFTTARGRVQRRNCSQSQDEVLLNSTSLSPQEHIFSTIEPRNDRPRVKRAVADSRAYSKIPSGGDRVCETETENETRNEADEQKMERVARTGSPCRKFSDTSVGSV from the exons ATGACGACCTTGTCTCCTAGTCGCATTCGTGGCAAAATGTCCGACGA ATGTCCGCCGAAGGTGATGGACAATCGACGGAAGTCGTCGTCGCACACTACCACTTTGACAAAGAACAACTGGGTTAAGGAAATGCGCCCTAACAGTGTCCCGTACACGAATTCGAGATTCTATCGGCAAGCATGCGACAGCGAgcacgaaataaaatatctggGAACGAAGACATCCGAGGAGTCTGTCGGCGACCTAGAGGACACCTACGTTAATAAGAATAACGTATGATTAATA AACTATCCGAACGAATCTGTTTACGTCAGCGTTGCACCGAGAGCCGATAACACTGCCATACGTGAGAAATACTCGCGTTTCTCCGACTACGCCGGCATGTACTCGCCCGAAACGATATCCGCGGTGCAGAAGCTGCGAAAGCTGAAGGAGCTGCAGATGAAACGGGACGTCAGCGACAGATACTACACGCAGGAGATGAAACGGCTGATTACCGATTATTACGATTCGAGGGCGATGGCGCAACCTTTGAACCCTCGAGGGAAATTACAAAGCGCCAGCTTCCATCCGTTTTCTGGAATCCGAATGAAAAATGTACATAA CCTGGAACCGTGCGGCACAATGACGACAATCACGAAGCTGAATTGCGGTTGTATTCAAGAGACGACGAGGCAAATCTTCACGACGGCGAGGGGTCGCGTTCAACGACGGAATTGCAGCCAATCCCAGGACGAGGTCCTTTTGAACTCGACCTCGTTGAGCCCCCAGGAGCACATCTTCTCGACGATAGAGCCGCGGAATGACCGGCCAAGGGTCAAGCGGGCTGTCGCGGACTCGCGAGCGTACTCTAAAATTCCTTCGGGCGGCGATCGCGTCTGCGAAACGGAAACGGAGAACGAGACGCGAAACGAGGCGGACGAGCAGAAAATGGAACGCGTCGCTAGAACAGGCTCACCTTGTCGGAAATTTAGCGACACCTCGGTTGGCTCTGTTTAA